TATTTTCCCGCTGATCATCCAAAGGGAATTGTCCAACTTATTCATGGCGCCTTGGAGCATAAGGAACGGTATTATGAATTTTGCCGGTTTTTGAGTGACCATGGCTATGTTGCGGTGATCTCAGATAATCGCGGCCACGGCCAATCAGTTTCCGACGATGACCCTTGGGGGATGATGCGCAGTCTGCCGCAATTAATCCATGATCAGCTGTTGGTTACCCAATTCATCAAAGCCCGGTATCCCAATCTGCCGGTCAGTCTGTTTGGTCATTCTTTTGGTTCTATCTTGGCGAGATTGTATTTACAGCACCACGACCAGGAAGTCAATGCGGTTGCGTTAACCGGGACCACCAACTATATTCCGGTGGTGCCGCTTGGCTTATTCATTGGTTGGGTCTTTTTGAAATGCCATTCTGAAGATGCTAAATGGTCCTTGCTATCTAAAATTTCCGGCCTAACTCCGGGGGATCATTCCTGGTTGAGCTATAATCAGGCAAACATTCACCGGGTCAGTACAGATCCGTTAATGATGGATGAATATCCGGTTAAAAGTTTGGTAACACTGTGGCAGGGCGATTATTCCCTGAAACGCCTTCAAAAATTTGACTGTCACAATCCACAACTGCCAATTCTGAGTTTGGTCGGCAGTGAAGATAAGTTCAGTGGTGGTCAGAAGGGCTTGGCAGACACGGTTGCAACGCTGCATAGGATCGGCTATCGAAATGTGATCAGTCTGCAAGAGCCGCATATGAAGCATGAGGTTCTTCAAGAAAC
Above is a genomic segment from Lentilactobacillus buchneri containing:
- a CDS encoding alpha/beta fold hydrolase; protein product: MPINYQLPTENQTQLAVAYFPADHPKGIVQLIHGALEHKERYYEFCRFLSDHGYVAVISDNRGHGQSVSDDDPWGMMRSLPQLIHDQLLVTQFIKARYPNLPVSLFGHSFGSILARLYLQHHDQEVNAVALTGTTNYIPVVPLGLFIGWVFLKCHSEDAKWSLLSKISGLTPGDHSWLSYNQANIHRVSTDPLMMDEYPVKSLVTLWQGDYSLKRLQKFDCHNPQLPILSLVGSEDKFSGGQKGLADTVATLHRIGYRNVISLQEPHMKHEVLQETHRKVVFERLLQFFDTHQ